Genomic window (Roseivirga sp. 4D4):
CTGTTACGTGTTGCGAGTCTCGTAAGTGGAATCATTCCAGTGTCACTATGACCACCAATCACCATTCCATCAATATCAGATATTGGTGCTCCAACTGCTTCTGCAAGTCTATACTTAAAACGAGCTGAGTCAAGAGCTCCTCCCATACCTATCACACGATGCTTTGGAAGCCCCGTAGCCTTGTGGGTAAGGTAGGTCATTGTATCCATTGGGTTCGAAACCACAATGATGATCACATCAGGAGATTCTTTGATTAAGTTTTCAGCTACCGACTTTACAATACCGGCATTGGTACTGATCAATTCTTCACGGGTCATACCTGGTTTACGTGGAATACCTGAGGTAATGACCGCTACATCACTTCCGGCCGTCTTACTGTAATCACCTGTCGTACCAGTAATTTTTGTATCAAAACCATTCAATGATGCGGTTTGCATCAAATCCATTGCCTTACCTTCGGCAAAGCCTTCTTTGATATCAATTAAAACTACTTCAGCAGCAAAATCTTTGATCGCAATATATTCTGCGCAACTTGCACCGACTGCTCCGGCACCGACTACAGTAACTTTCATAATGAATATTTGATTTAGGTTTTAAACTCGCGCAAAGGTAGTAACCTAGACGCCTAAATAAAATGCTATAGAAATGATTCTTGTGTTTTTTTGATCAAATACTAGACACGGTCAGCAAGCTGATAGTGCAATATGGACTTGGTGTCCTTATCCACCTTAAACTTATCTGAAATTCTAAGACCCACAACCCAGACAACCTCACCCTCAGAGCATAACACATGTACAGATTGTTTTTCAAAACGAGATAGCTTTGAATCTATGAGCAAATCGCTTACTAGTTTTTGACCTGTCATTCCCAGAGGCTGAATTCTGTCACCCTCATTCCATTTCCTAAGGACTAGAGGGAACTTCAATTTGTCT
Coding sequences:
- the mdh gene encoding malate dehydrogenase, which codes for MKVTVVGAGAVGASCAEYIAIKDFAAEVVLIDIKEGFAEGKAMDLMQTASLNGFDTKITGTTGDYSKTAGSDVAVITSGIPRKPGMTREELISTNAGIVKSVAENLIKESPDVIIIVVSNPMDTMTYLTHKATGLPKHRVIGMGGALDSARFKYRLAEAVGAPISDIDGMVIGGHSDTGMIPLTRLATRNSVPVSEFVSEDRLEEVKQATKVGGATLTKLLGTSAWYAPGAAVSAMVQAIANDSKKMFPCSCLLNGEYGLDDICIGVPTIIGAKGVESIVEIELSDAEQADLTASAEAVRKTNGLL